The following coding sequences lie in one Crassostrea angulata isolate pt1a10 chromosome 10, ASM2561291v2, whole genome shotgun sequence genomic window:
- the LOC128167073 gene encoding thymidine kinase, cytosolic-like isoform X1, whose product MMSTSHVVSHPRIYEGTRGQIQLIFGPMFSGKTTELMRRMKRYQIANYKCLVVKYSKDDRYDKEGIATHDRQTLAAIPADVLDQVKSQAENFDVIGIDEGQFFKDVVEFCDEMAERGKTVIVAALDGTFQKKGFGDILNLVPLAESVIKLTAVCMSCNHEGSFTKRKGTETALENLQVEVIGGAEMYLAVCRRCFYSPAKSSPTKNNKTPTILPAKEEKTIANRKLFQSPSKQKC is encoded by the exons ATGATGTCCACAAGCCATGTAGTGTCTCACCCGAGAATTTATGAAGGAACAAGAGGACAAATTCAA CTCATCTTTGGACCTATGTTTTCTGGGAAAAC TACGGAACTAATGAGGAGAATGAAGCGATATCAAATTGCCAACTACAAATGTCTGGTAGTCAAATACTCAAAGGATGACCGATATGACAAAGAAGGAATTGCTACACATGACAG ACAAACGCTGGCAGCTATTCCAGCAGATGTGCTTGACCAAGTGAAATCACAAGCAGAAAACTTTGATGTCATCGGCATTGATGAAGGACAATTT TTTAAAGATGTTGTGGAATTCTGTGATGAAATGGCAGAGCGCGGTAAAACTGTGATCGTGGCAGCATTAGACGGAACTTTTCAGAAGAAG GGATTTGGTGATATTTTGAACCTGGTGCCTCTAGCAGAGAGTGTGATAAAACTGACGGCTGTGTGCATGAGTTGTAACCATGAGGGATCTTTCACCAAACGAAAAGGAACAGAAACAGCG CTTGAAAACTTACAGGTTGAGGTTATTGGAGGAGCAGAGATGTACCTGGCTGTTTGTAGGAGGTGCTTCTACTCCCCCGCCAAATCCTCCCCCACAAAGAACAACAAAACCCCCACCATACTACCGGCGAAGGAGGAGAAGACAATAGCCAACCGAAAGCTGTTCCAGTCACCCTCCAAACAAAAGTGTTGA
- the LOC128167073 gene encoding thymidine kinase, cytosolic-like isoform X2, which translates to MMSTSHVVSHPRIYEGTRGQIQLIFGPMFSGKTTELMRRMKRYQIANYKCLVVKYSKDDRYDKEGIATHDRQTLAAIPADVLDQVKSQAENFDVIGIDEGQFFKDVVEFCDEMAERGKTVIVAALDGTFQKKGFGDILNLVPLAESVIKLTAVCMSCNHEGSFTKRKGTETAVEVIGGAEMYLAVCRRCFYSPAKSSPTKNNKTPTILPAKEEKTIANRKLFQSPSKQKC; encoded by the exons ATGATGTCCACAAGCCATGTAGTGTCTCACCCGAGAATTTATGAAGGAACAAGAGGACAAATTCAA CTCATCTTTGGACCTATGTTTTCTGGGAAAAC TACGGAACTAATGAGGAGAATGAAGCGATATCAAATTGCCAACTACAAATGTCTGGTAGTCAAATACTCAAAGGATGACCGATATGACAAAGAAGGAATTGCTACACATGACAG ACAAACGCTGGCAGCTATTCCAGCAGATGTGCTTGACCAAGTGAAATCACAAGCAGAAAACTTTGATGTCATCGGCATTGATGAAGGACAATTT TTTAAAGATGTTGTGGAATTCTGTGATGAAATGGCAGAGCGCGGTAAAACTGTGATCGTGGCAGCATTAGACGGAACTTTTCAGAAGAAG GGATTTGGTGATATTTTGAACCTGGTGCCTCTAGCAGAGAGTGTGATAAAACTGACGGCTGTGTGCATGAGTTGTAACCATGAGGGATCTTTCACCAAACGAAAAGGAACAGAAACAGCG GTTGAGGTTATTGGAGGAGCAGAGATGTACCTGGCTGTTTGTAGGAGGTGCTTCTACTCCCCCGCCAAATCCTCCCCCACAAAGAACAACAAAACCCCCACCATACTACCGGCGAAGGAGGAGAAGACAATAGCCAACCGAAAGCTGTTCCAGTCACCCTCCAAACAAAAGTGTTGA